In Salmo trutta chromosome 16, fSalTru1.1, whole genome shotgun sequence, a genomic segment contains:
- the LOC115150984 gene encoding PAK4-inhibitor INKA2 isoform X2, giving the protein MKEAGDGLHAQMNSMMGALQELKLLQVQTVLEQLDISGRPIQRAAPPPTADTCGPCPIPSLKPTLGPGHDETLRPPLDWTTGQEEQQQQSRVGHRSSLSTSPSSSSLETVETESESQPLPLPRRVSGYTAPQVEYCGPRLSQVFPEQHQQPAHPAQVVDLPGILYSLSREGPSLDSDYSQDSMDDSSDWTSSLMSRSRNRQPLVLGDNVFADLVGNWLDLPELEKEEMIGGVCVGADGADRPDSPAHPLRLSRSQEICRKFSLTTNIFKKFLRSVRPDRDKLLKERPGWMVPENQEAKLFKRPKKVAKQQTKGSFYLPFWAGVGQQQQGKGRPCPQLAEERHSQSQISGIYIDRRQEWRQEARVEKMQPLFDYNTAVWV; this is encoded by the coding sequence ATGAAGGAGGCAGGAGATGGCCTCCATGCTCAAATGAACTCCATGATGGGGGCTCTTCAGGAACTCAAGCTTCTACAAGTGCAGACAGTGCTGGAGCAACTAGACATCTCAGGGAGGCCCATCCAAAGGGCGGCCCCACCACCAACAGCAGACACATGTGGCCCTTGCCCTATCCCCAGCCTCAAGCCTACCCTCGGCCCTGGCCACGATGAGACCCTCAGGCCCCCCTTGGACTGGACAACTGGTcaggaggagcagcagcagcagagccgGGTGGGGCACCGGAGCAGCCTGAgcacctctccttcctcctccagcTTGGAGACAGTGGAGACTGAGAGTGAGAgccagcctctccctctcccccgcaGAGTGTCTGGATACACTGCCCCACAGGTGGAGTACTGTGGCCCACGTCTTAGCCAAGTGTTTCCAGAGCAGCATCAGCAGCCGGCTCACCCAGCCCAGGTGGTGGATCTGCCTGGCATCCTCTACAGCTTGTCCAGGGAAGGCCCCTCGCTGGACAGCGACTACTCCCAGGACAGCATGGACGACTCCAGTGACTGGACCTCCTCGCTCATGAGCCGCAGCCGCAACCGGCAGCCCCTGGTCCTAGGGGACAACGTTTTCGCCGACCTGGTGGGCAACTGGCTGGACTTGCCTGAGCTGGAGAAGGAGGAGATGATTGGGGGTGTTTGTGTCGGGGCGGACGGAGCCGACAGGCCCGACTCCCCTGCCCACCCTCTCCGTCTCAGCCGCTCCCAGGAGATCTGCAGGAAGTTCTCTCTGACCACCAACATCTTCAAGAAGTTCCTGCGCAGCGTGAGGCCCGACAGGGACAAGCTCCTGAAGGAGAGGCCAGGCTGGATGGTCCCCGAGAACCAGGAGGCCAAACTCTTCAAGAGGCCCAAGAAAGTGGCCAAGCAGCAGACCAAGGGAAGCTTCTACCTCCCGTTCTGGGCAGGTGTAGGACAGCAGCAGCAGGGTAAGGGCCGGCCATGTCCCCAGCTGGCTGAGGAGAGACACAGCCAGAGCCAGATCTCAGGGATTTACATAGACAGGAGACAAGAGTGGAGACAGGAGGCCAGAGTGGAGAAAATGCAGCCCTTGTTTGACTACAACACGGCTGTGTGGGTCTGA
- the LOC115150984 gene encoding PAK4-inhibitor INKA2 isoform X1 produces the protein MEHQLYMSERKNMDTCLRRLKQELVSMKEAGDGLHAQMNSMMGALQELKLLQVQTVLEQLDISGRPIQRAAPPPTADTCGPCPIPSLKPTLGPGHDETLRPPLDWTTGQEEQQQQSRVGHRSSLSTSPSSSSLETVETESESQPLPLPRRVSGYTAPQVEYCGPRLSQVFPEQHQQPAHPAQVVDLPGILYSLSREGPSLDSDYSQDSMDDSSDWTSSLMSRSRNRQPLVLGDNVFADLVGNWLDLPELEKEEMIGGVCVGADGADRPDSPAHPLRLSRSQEICRKFSLTTNIFKKFLRSVRPDRDKLLKERPGWMVPENQEAKLFKRPKKVAKQQTKGSFYLPFWAGVGQQQQGKGRPCPQLAEERHSQSQISGIYIDRRQEWRQEARVEKMQPLFDYNTAVWV, from the coding sequence gTCTCTATGAAGGAGGCAGGAGATGGCCTCCATGCTCAAATGAACTCCATGATGGGGGCTCTTCAGGAACTCAAGCTTCTACAAGTGCAGACAGTGCTGGAGCAACTAGACATCTCAGGGAGGCCCATCCAAAGGGCGGCCCCACCACCAACAGCAGACACATGTGGCCCTTGCCCTATCCCCAGCCTCAAGCCTACCCTCGGCCCTGGCCACGATGAGACCCTCAGGCCCCCCTTGGACTGGACAACTGGTcaggaggagcagcagcagcagagccgGGTGGGGCACCGGAGCAGCCTGAgcacctctccttcctcctccagcTTGGAGACAGTGGAGACTGAGAGTGAGAgccagcctctccctctcccccgcaGAGTGTCTGGATACACTGCCCCACAGGTGGAGTACTGTGGCCCACGTCTTAGCCAAGTGTTTCCAGAGCAGCATCAGCAGCCGGCTCACCCAGCCCAGGTGGTGGATCTGCCTGGCATCCTCTACAGCTTGTCCAGGGAAGGCCCCTCGCTGGACAGCGACTACTCCCAGGACAGCATGGACGACTCCAGTGACTGGACCTCCTCGCTCATGAGCCGCAGCCGCAACCGGCAGCCCCTGGTCCTAGGGGACAACGTTTTCGCCGACCTGGTGGGCAACTGGCTGGACTTGCCTGAGCTGGAGAAGGAGGAGATGATTGGGGGTGTTTGTGTCGGGGCGGACGGAGCCGACAGGCCCGACTCCCCTGCCCACCCTCTCCGTCTCAGCCGCTCCCAGGAGATCTGCAGGAAGTTCTCTCTGACCACCAACATCTTCAAGAAGTTCCTGCGCAGCGTGAGGCCCGACAGGGACAAGCTCCTGAAGGAGAGGCCAGGCTGGATGGTCCCCGAGAACCAGGAGGCCAAACTCTTCAAGAGGCCCAAGAAAGTGGCCAAGCAGCAGACCAAGGGAAGCTTCTACCTCCCGTTCTGGGCAGGTGTAGGACAGCAGCAGCAGGGTAAGGGCCGGCCATGTCCCCAGCTGGCTGAGGAGAGACACAGCCAGAGCCAGATCTCAGGGATTTACATAGACAGGAGACAAGAGTGGAGACAGGAGGCCAGAGTGGAGAAAATGCAGCCCTTGTTTGACTACAACACGGCTGTGTGGGTCTGA